Proteins from one Thermococcus sp. M36 genomic window:
- a CDS encoding glycosyltransferase produces the protein MARPTVSVVIPTYNRANLLKRAIESVLNQGFRDFELIVVDDASSDNTPEVVESIEDGRIRYIRLKKNSGGPVARNTGIKKARGKFIALLDDDDEWLPNRLNVQVKKFENLSREVGVIYGGFYYVSQQDGRILGKRLPRYRGNVYGHLLRENFIGSPTLLIRRKCFKRAGLFDPKLTSSQDWDMWLRIAKYYKFEYVDEIIAKYYVHGKQISFNMKKYIPGRERFIHKHKDISKNPEILSIHLSQMGLLLLIGGDPEKGLKYLTHSIAIAPSNLENYKKLVELALDSRSLEYIKKILHFNTH, from the coding sequence ATGGCTAGGCCTACAGTATCCGTTGTAATCCCCACATACAACCGTGCCAACCTGCTGAAAAGAGCCATAGAGAGCGTGCTTAACCAGGGGTTCAGGGATTTTGAGTTGATAGTTGTTGATGACGCGTCTTCAGATAATACCCCTGAAGTGGTAGAGAGCATAGAAGACGGGAGAATCAGGTACATACGCCTTAAAAAGAACTCAGGAGGACCTGTTGCAAGGAACACTGGTATCAAAAAAGCGCGTGGTAAGTTTATTGCCCTCCTTGATGATGACGATGAATGGCTTCCAAACAGGCTTAATGTCCAAGTAAAGAAATTTGAAAACCTCAGCAGGGAAGTTGGAGTTATTTATGGGGGTTTCTATTACGTCTCCCAGCAGGATGGAAGGATACTGGGAAAACGGCTACCACGTTACAGGGGAAACGTATACGGACATCTCCTTCGAGAAAATTTCATTGGAAGCCCAACATTATTGATAAGGCGCAAATGCTTTAAAAGAGCGGGGCTTTTTGACCCAAAGCTAACGAGTTCTCAGGACTGGGACATGTGGCTTCGAATAGCAAAGTATTACAAGTTCGAGTACGTGGATGAAATCATTGCGAAATATTATGTCCATGGCAAGCAAATATCGTTCAATATGAAAAAATACATACCAGGAAGGGAGCGGTTTATCCACAAGCATAAAGACATTAGCAAGAATCCAGAAATTCTTAGTATTCATTTAAGCCAGATGGGATTACTCCTCCTCATAGGGGGGGATCCAGAAAAGGGGCTGAAGTATCTTACACATTCCATAGCAATCGCCCCCTCCAACTTAGAGAACTACAAAAAGCTTGTCGAACTTGCACTCGATTCACGCTCTCTGGAGTACATCAAAAAAATACTGCACTTCAATACACATTAG
- a CDS encoding DapH/DapD/GlmU-related protein, which produces MSRFKEWIPPKIEHGTLTKWNWMVQYPEGLKLGKYTDIGAFTYINAKYGVIIEDYVQIGSHCSIYSESTIDGKKGKVVIKRNARIGSHSVIMPGVTIGENSIIGAFSFVNKDIPDNVIAFGVPAKVFRKLTEEEIKKLMEEIEE; this is translated from the coding sequence ATGTCCCGATTTAAAGAGTGGATCCCCCCAAAAATTGAACATGGCACGTTAACAAAATGGAATTGGATGGTGCAGTATCCTGAAGGCCTTAAGTTGGGAAAATATACCGACATTGGAGCATTTACGTACATAAATGCAAAATATGGGGTGATTATAGAGGACTATGTCCAAATTGGCTCACATTGTTCAATATATTCCGAATCTACAATAGACGGCAAAAAAGGAAAAGTTGTGATTAAAAGGAACGCCAGAATTGGAAGTCATAGTGTAATAATGCCTGGGGTAACAATAGGAGAAAACTCAATTATCGGGGCATTTAGTTTTGTTAACAAGGACATACCAGACAACGTTATAGCTTTCGGTGTTCCTGCAAAGGTTTTCCGAAAGTTGACAGAGGAGGAAATCAAGAAATTAATGGAGGAGATTGAAGAATGA
- the galU gene encoding UTP--glucose-1-phosphate uridylyltransferase GalU — MKVRKAVIPAAGLGTRMLPITKSMPKEMLPIVDRPVIHYVVEEAIKAGIDDILIITGKGKRAIEDYFDRSFELEYYLREKGKIDELRQIEEIGEMADIHYVRQKKPLGLGDAILHAEKHVNGESFAVLLGDDIIISNKPAIGQLIEVAERRNSPVVGVEHVPHELVDKYGIIDGKKIEDDLYRIKTLIEKPIPKEAPSNIAIIGRYVLTPDVFDALRETPPGKGGEIQLTDALRTLLDEREMFARRVAGKRYDVGSKAGFIRANLELSLTREELRDEVIKLMESILREVRDG, encoded by the coding sequence GTGAAAGTTAGAAAGGCAGTCATTCCAGCGGCAGGACTGGGAACAAGAATGCTTCCAATAACGAAGTCAATGCCCAAAGAAATGCTCCCCATAGTCGACCGTCCCGTTATCCATTACGTCGTCGAGGAAGCCATCAAGGCGGGAATTGATGACATCCTCATAATCACTGGGAAAGGCAAACGCGCGATTGAGGACTACTTTGATAGAAGCTTTGAGCTGGAGTACTACCTCAGAGAGAAGGGAAAAATCGATGAACTCAGGCAGATTGAAGAAATCGGTGAAATGGCGGACATTCACTACGTCCGCCAGAAGAAGCCCCTTGGACTCGGAGATGCGATACTCCACGCCGAAAAACACGTGAACGGGGAGTCCTTCGCTGTTCTCCTGGGAGATGACATCATAATAAGCAACAAACCCGCGATAGGGCAGCTGATTGAAGTCGCAGAAAGAAGGAACTCACCGGTTGTAGGGGTAGAACACGTCCCTCACGAACTGGTAGACAAATACGGAATCATTGATGGGAAAAAGATTGAAGACGACCTTTACAGGATAAAAACCCTCATAGAGAAGCCTATACCCAAAGAGGCACCAAGCAACATCGCAATAATCGGTAGGTACGTTTTAACACCAGATGTGTTTGATGCTCTTAGAGAGACACCCCCCGGAAAAGGAGGTGAGATACAGCTTACTGATGCCCTCAGGACTCTCCTAGATGAAAGGGAGATGTTCGCGAGGAGAGTCGCAGGGAAAAGATATGATGTCGGGAGCAAGGCAGGTTTCATAAGGGCCAACCTAGAACTAAGCCTTACGAGGGAAGAGTTACGGGATGAGGTAATCAAGCTTATGGAAAGCATTCTCCGGGAGGTTCGGGATGGCTAG
- a CDS encoding glycosyltransferase, whose product MSKNQRIKICMWGTKGPFFDTHIKLLSSFEEFTLISIGSWCPKDLYDSIAFNKYDSLLKGLIEIFKRPFRVIAFFLKLDKWCDVHIIHYMNVWYLLALLVLPLKKPVIYIPYGTDWRGRGKNINYLFKLMFRYVMQRKISLIVFEFHFNLKRFLEMWDIKNDQKFVLSVIFPIRSPFYMNAHSIRKSPDYFLVFSPRAMHPFYNHHFLVEIISRSKFKKQIILLFINHSKIKDKYLKDIISRTKQEGIKVSLINRLLSADEMARLFLISDFNVNIPFDDQFGMSIMEGALLCSVPVLNKHIRSYRELMGQKNAIFIDPYSIKKASRTIDNAIVNKKLHKKMCRINRKIFRNRSESHVLNNLTEIIFRVLE is encoded by the coding sequence ATGTCCAAAAATCAGAGGATAAAAATATGCATGTGGGGTACAAAAGGTCCCTTTTTTGACACTCATATAAAACTCCTTAGTTCATTTGAGGAGTTTACTCTTATTTCAATTGGCTCATGGTGTCCTAAAGATTTGTATGACTCCATTGCATTTAATAAGTATGATTCTCTTCTGAAGGGGCTAATCGAGATTTTTAAAAGACCTTTCCGAGTTATAGCATTTTTTTTAAAATTGGATAAATGGTGTGATGTTCATATTATCCATTACATGAACGTATGGTATCTTTTGGCATTGTTAGTATTGCCCCTTAAAAAACCAGTTATATATATTCCCTACGGAACTGATTGGAGAGGCCGAGGAAAAAATATAAATTATCTTTTCAAATTAATGTTTAGGTACGTTATGCAACGAAAGATATCTTTAATAGTATTTGAATTTCATTTTAATTTGAAAAGATTTTTGGAAATGTGGGACATTAAGAATGACCAAAAATTTGTTTTATCGGTTATATTCCCTATCAGATCCCCATTTTACATGAATGCCCACAGTATTCGAAAAAGTCCAGATTACTTTTTAGTGTTCTCTCCAAGAGCAATGCACCCCTTCTACAACCATCACTTTCTCGTAGAGATTATAAGCAGGTCTAAATTTAAGAAGCAAATTATTTTGTTATTTATCAACCATTCCAAGATTAAAGATAAATACCTTAAGGATATCATTTCTAGAACAAAACAGGAAGGCATTAAGGTTTCGCTTATAAATAGATTGTTGTCTGCAGATGAAATGGCAAGACTTTTCTTGATCTCTGATTTTAATGTTAATATCCCATTCGATGATCAATTTGGCATGTCCATAATGGAGGGCGCGTTGCTTTGTAGTGTCCCTGTGCTTAATAAGCATATTAGATCTTATCGTGAATTGATGGGGCAGAAAAATGCTATATTTATTGATCCATACTCTATCAAAAAAGCTTCAAGAACAATTGACAACGCAATAGTTAACAAAAAATTGCACAAAAAAATGTGTAGAATTAACAGAAAAATTTTTAGAAATCGTAGTGAATCACATGTATTGAATAATTTGACCGAGATAATATTTAGAGTATTAGAGTAA
- a CDS encoding UDP-glucose/GDP-mannose dehydrogenase family protein: MKVSVIGSGYVGLVTGMGFVKLGNEVIFVDVDERKVKMINNAEPPIYEEGLEELMGEFKGKYRATKDYHEAILNSDVTFIAVGTPSKEDGSIDLKYVKEASKSIGEALQEKEDYHVVVVKSTVLPGTTEEVVKPILEKHSGKKAFEDFGLAMNPEFLREGVALKDFLNPDRIVIGVQDDRTRKILGELYAPINAPKFFTDIKTAEMIKYASNAFLATKISFANEIGNICKKLGIDSWKVFEGVGLDHRISPHFFKTGIGWGGSCFPKDTKALIRKAEELGEDPIIIKAAVEVNKKQPLKLIELLKKHVPNLKGRKVGVLGLAFKPNTDDVRETRAYVIIKELLDEGAKVIAYDPQAMENFKRFYPDVGEKIEYVNSPDDVLRDTDAVLIVTEWSEFEELDYSEKIVIDGRRVRAAEKGAKIYEGVCW; this comes from the coding sequence ATGAAGGTTTCGGTCATTGGCTCCGGCTACGTGGGCCTCGTCACGGGCATGGGCTTCGTCAAGCTTGGGAATGAAGTCATTTTCGTGGACGTTGACGAAAGAAAAGTTAAAATGATAAACAACGCGGAACCCCCAATCTACGAGGAAGGCCTCGAAGAGCTCATGGGGGAATTCAAAGGCAAGTACCGCGCGACCAAGGACTATCACGAGGCAATCCTGAACTCGGACGTTACATTCATAGCCGTCGGGACACCCTCAAAGGAGGACGGCTCAATCGACCTCAAATACGTTAAAGAAGCGAGCAAATCAATTGGAGAAGCCCTTCAAGAGAAGGAAGACTATCACGTGGTCGTCGTCAAGAGCACTGTACTCCCTGGAACCACTGAGGAAGTCGTGAAGCCAATCCTTGAGAAGCACTCTGGTAAAAAAGCCTTCGAGGACTTTGGTCTGGCAATGAACCCAGAATTCCTCCGAGAGGGAGTGGCTTTAAAGGACTTCCTCAACCCGGACAGGATTGTAATCGGAGTCCAGGATGATAGAACCCGAAAAATCCTTGGGGAGTTATACGCCCCAATTAACGCCCCAAAATTCTTCACGGACATTAAAACCGCTGAGATGATCAAATACGCGTCAAACGCTTTCTTGGCCACAAAGATAAGCTTCGCGAATGAGATTGGCAACATCTGCAAGAAACTTGGAATCGACTCGTGGAAGGTATTTGAGGGCGTTGGACTGGATCACAGGATAAGCCCGCACTTCTTCAAGACTGGCATTGGCTGGGGCGGCTCGTGCTTCCCGAAGGACACGAAAGCTTTAATCAGGAAAGCGGAAGAGCTGGGAGAGGATCCTATAATCATTAAAGCCGCAGTCGAAGTTAACAAAAAACAACCGCTCAAGCTGATAGAACTTTTGAAGAAGCACGTTCCAAACCTGAAAGGAAGAAAGGTTGGAGTCCTTGGTCTAGCATTCAAGCCAAATACTGACGATGTTAGGGAAACGAGAGCCTATGTCATTATCAAGGAACTACTTGATGAAGGGGCTAAAGTAATAGCCTACGACCCTCAGGCGATGGAGAACTTTAAGCGATTCTATCCTGATGTTGGAGAGAAAATCGAGTACGTCAACTCCCCGGATGATGTCCTTAGAGATACTGACGCTGTTCTGATAGTCACAGAGTGGAGTGAGTTTGAGGAGCTTGATTACTCGGAGAAGATTGTCATCGATGGTCGCCGGGTGAGAGCCGCAGAGAAGGGTGCAAAAATTTACGAGGGGGTCTGCTGGTGA
- a CDS encoding glycosyltransferase family 4 protein, producing MRRKKVFMLLTNPFKPDPRVYKEAKTLLELGFDVSIVAWDREGKYPSYETVEGINVYRVALKSRYASFVDFLLKLPLFYFRAFKYIVNNREGIYAIHANDFDTAPLAFFLSRLLEAKFIYDVHDLYYTRISLLEEREKDTPLRKILRRAEILFAKLSDSVITVSKSVGGRHGGIKEFFVRNGVMPDKIYVVWNTPDLRFFPRLKREKHKGIVVGYIGTIRSISNFVPLFEVARKNRALKLLFVGGGASKDKIRELLSTQYPDIRVEFTGDVPYEKVPEYYSLCDVIYSVYPMTANIKMSLAVKMFESIVVGVPVIVNKDTLMEDFVNIYRCGMAVDIRSSDIEEALENIPKIKPPMELRDKWKWDRNKKAIEKAYRLDSKEVNFY from the coding sequence ATGAGAAGAAAAAAAGTCTTCATGCTACTCACTAATCCATTTAAACCAGATCCGCGTGTGTACAAGGAGGCTAAAACATTACTGGAACTTGGTTTTGATGTATCTATAGTGGCATGGGATCGAGAAGGAAAGTATCCATCTTATGAAACAGTTGAGGGAATTAATGTTTATAGGGTAGCTCTCAAGTCAAGATACGCTTCGTTTGTGGATTTTCTTTTAAAATTGCCCTTGTTTTACTTCAGGGCTTTTAAATACATTGTAAACAATCGAGAGGGAATTTATGCCATCCATGCAAACGATTTTGATACGGCACCTTTAGCTTTCTTTTTATCTCGGCTTCTTGAGGCGAAATTTATTTATGATGTTCATGATTTGTATTATACTCGCATTTCTCTGCTTGAAGAACGGGAAAAGGATACTCCCTTGAGAAAAATCCTCCGGAGGGCGGAGATTCTTTTTGCCAAGTTGTCTGATTCGGTGATAACGGTAAGTAAGTCTGTGGGGGGAAGGCATGGGGGGATTAAAGAGTTCTTCGTAAGGAACGGTGTCATGCCAGACAAGATATACGTGGTATGGAACACTCCTGATCTAAGGTTTTTCCCTCGATTAAAGCGAGAGAAACATAAGGGAATCGTTGTGGGATATATTGGAACCATACGAAGTATCTCCAACTTTGTTCCCCTTTTTGAAGTTGCCAGAAAAAATAGGGCACTAAAACTACTTTTCGTTGGGGGTGGTGCCTCTAAAGACAAGATTCGGGAATTGTTATCCACACAATATCCAGATATACGTGTTGAATTCACTGGAGATGTCCCGTACGAAAAAGTCCCAGAGTATTACTCTCTCTGTGATGTAATCTACTCTGTTTATCCCATGACTGCCAATATTAAGATGTCGTTGGCTGTCAAAATGTTTGAAAGTATAGTGGTTGGAGTTCCTGTGATAGTTAATAAGGATACATTGATGGAGGACTTTGTTAATATCTACAGATGCGGGATGGCAGTTGATATTAGGAGTAGTGATATTGAGGAGGCTCTTGAGAATATTCCAAAAATAAAACCTCCCATGGAATTAAGGGACAAGTGGAAATGGGATAGGAATAAAAAAGCTATCGAGAAAGCGTATCGTTTAGATTCTAAAGAGGTTAACTTTTATTAA
- a CDS encoding DegT/DnrJ/EryC1/StrS aminotransferase family protein encodes MKIPLFKIYWDENDIKAVEEVIRSGMHWCIGRQVEEFEKRLCDYLGAKYCVAFNSGGSALHAVMLAHKFKPGDEIIVPSFTFIATAYAPLYVGAKPVFADIEEETLGLDPEDVKEKITSKTKAILPIHYGGMPCKIRELREIAEDYNLVLIEDAAEAFGAKIREKFVGTFGDSAIFSFCQNKIFTTSEGGAVITDSKEIYERLKLLVSYGRITEGDYFTSGANSDYVEVGYNWRLSTILAALGLSQLEKVDSLIEMRRKHAHALTNALRRTSEIKVLEEPKDYFAVYQLYTMRILNGKETRDQLMQHLMRRGISTKIYFEPAHRYTVFKNLGYSEIELPVTEKVSSQVLALPMYPHMTTEEVEYIVSSIRGFLEGDDSDES; translated from the coding sequence ATGAAAATTCCCCTATTTAAGATCTATTGGGATGAAAATGACATAAAAGCCGTTGAGGAAGTCATTCGCTCTGGAATGCACTGGTGCATTGGAAGGCAGGTAGAAGAATTTGAGAAAAGACTCTGTGACTATCTTGGGGCCAAATATTGCGTGGCTTTTAATTCTGGAGGCTCAGCACTTCATGCAGTTATGCTCGCCCATAAGTTTAAGCCTGGCGATGAGATAATAGTCCCCTCGTTTACATTTATAGCTACTGCGTATGCCCCATTATACGTTGGAGCAAAGCCAGTTTTTGCTGACATTGAAGAGGAAACTCTTGGGTTAGATCCAGAGGATGTAAAAGAAAAGATCACATCAAAAACAAAAGCTATTCTTCCGATTCATTATGGTGGAATGCCATGCAAGATTAGAGAACTCAGGGAGATAGCAGAAGACTACAACTTGGTATTAATTGAAGATGCTGCGGAGGCTTTTGGGGCAAAAATAAGAGAAAAATTCGTTGGAACCTTTGGTGACTCAGCAATTTTTAGCTTCTGCCAAAATAAAATCTTCACCACCAGTGAAGGTGGAGCTGTTATTACTGATAGTAAAGAGATATATGAGCGACTAAAACTTTTGGTTTCTTATGGTAGGATAACTGAAGGGGATTATTTCACTTCTGGAGCTAATAGTGATTATGTTGAAGTTGGGTATAACTGGAGACTTTCAACGATTCTAGCGGCATTGGGGCTATCTCAGCTAGAAAAAGTTGACTCTCTAATAGAAATGAGAAGAAAACATGCACATGCTTTAACTAATGCCTTGAGAAGGACAAGTGAGATTAAGGTTTTGGAGGAGCCGAAAGACTATTTTGCCGTATATCAACTTTATACTATGAGGATTTTGAATGGGAAAGAAACAAGGGATCAACTGATGCAACATCTTATGAGAAGGGGTATTTCTACAAAGATCTACTTTGAGCCAGCCCACAGATATACTGTATTTAAAAATCTGGGATATTCTGAAATTGAGCTTCCAGTGACTGAAAAAGTTTCCTCTCAGGTCTTGGCTTTACCGATGTATCCTCACATGACGACCGAGGAGGTAGAATACATTGTGTCATCAATCAGGGGATTTCTAGAGGGGGATGATAGTGATGAATCCTGA
- a CDS encoding DegT/DnrJ/EryC1/StrS aminotransferase family protein — MRSIPIAKPLIGDEEINAVVEVLKSGMLAHGKEVEAFEREFADYLGANHGIAVANGTAALDVALKALRIGPGDEVITTPFTFIASATSILFQGAKPVFADIDPKTYNLDPNEVLEKITDKTKAILVVHLYGQPADIKAFQEIAEDYNLYLIEDCAQAHGAEFEGRKVGTFGHVAAFSFYPTKNMTTGEGGMVVTNDDELARRTKLIRSHGQAEKYLHVELGYNLRMTNIAGALGRIQLRKLDEWNEERIENARRLSEGIGRIKGLTPPYVDSRVKHVFHQYVIRVEDDFPLGRDELMAKLRERGIGTAVHYPMPVHWQPLFQKLDYEKDCCPNAIEASKKVLSLPVHPAVSDEDVRYILENLQELAS, encoded by the coding sequence ATGCGGAGCATTCCCATCGCCAAGCCCCTCATCGGGGATGAGGAGATAAACGCCGTCGTTGAAGTCTTAAAGAGCGGAATGCTCGCCCACGGGAAGGAAGTTGAAGCCTTTGAAAGAGAGTTCGCCGACTATCTCGGTGCCAATCATGGAATAGCGGTCGCTAACGGAACTGCGGCATTGGACGTTGCCCTAAAAGCCCTCAGAATAGGGCCCGGTGATGAAGTTATAACAACCCCATTCACGTTCATAGCCTCAGCCACCTCAATCCTCTTCCAAGGAGCAAAGCCCGTTTTTGCCGACATTGACCCAAAAACCTACAATCTCGATCCAAATGAGGTCCTAGAAAAGATAACGGACAAGACAAAGGCGATACTCGTCGTCCACCTCTACGGCCAGCCTGCGGACATTAAGGCCTTCCAAGAAATAGCCGAGGATTACAACCTCTACCTGATAGAGGACTGCGCTCAGGCGCATGGGGCCGAGTTTGAGGGCAGAAAAGTGGGTACCTTCGGGCACGTTGCCGCGTTCAGCTTCTACCCAACGAAGAACATGACAACCGGCGAGGGAGGAATGGTCGTCACTAACGATGACGAGCTCGCGAGAAGGACCAAGCTCATCAGGAGCCACGGACAGGCTGAAAAGTACCTCCACGTGGAGCTCGGCTACAACCTCAGAATGACGAACATTGCCGGTGCTCTGGGAAGGATTCAGCTCAGGAAGCTCGACGAATGGAACGAGGAGCGTATAGAGAACGCCAGGAGACTGAGCGAAGGCATTGGGAGGATCAAGGGTCTAACTCCACCGTACGTTGATTCAAGGGTCAAGCATGTATTCCACCAGTATGTCATCCGCGTTGAGGACGACTTCCCCCTGGGACGGGACGAGTTGATGGCCAAACTCCGCGAGAGGGGCATTGGAACAGCGGTTCACTATCCGATGCCGGTCCACTGGCAACCCCTCTTCCAGAAGCTTGATTATGAGAAGGACTGCTGCCCGAACGCGATAGAAGCGAGCAAAAAAGTCCTGAGCCTGCCAGTTCACCCCGCAGTTAGTGATGAAGACGTCAGGTACATACTGGAAAACCTCCAGGAGCTCGCCTCTTAA
- a CDS encoding acyltransferase, whose protein sequence is MIKVSEKSREYFVHPLAVVEENVEIGEGTRIWHFAHVRQGAKIGKNCNIGKDVYIDVNVEIGNNVKIQNGVSVYHGVKVEDDVFLGPHMTFTNDLYPRAFNQDWEVVPTLVKKGASIGAHATIVCGVTIGEYAMVGAGAVVTKDVPPFGLVYGNPARLKGFVCYCGRKLKEKIREEEEHVIFKCSHCGKEVRVRKEDYERYLREKDKGC, encoded by the coding sequence GTGATTAAAGTGTCTGAAAAATCCAGAGAATACTTCGTCCACCCTCTGGCTGTTGTTGAGGAGAACGTTGAAATTGGGGAAGGAACGAGGATATGGCACTTCGCCCATGTTAGGCAGGGGGCAAAAATAGGCAAGAACTGCAACATCGGAAAGGATGTTTACATTGACGTTAATGTCGAGATAGGCAACAACGTGAAAATCCAGAACGGGGTAAGCGTTTATCACGGCGTTAAAGTCGAGGACGACGTCTTCCTCGGCCCGCACATGACATTCACCAACGACCTCTACCCGAGAGCATTCAACCAAGACTGGGAGGTTGTGCCCACCCTCGTGAAGAAGGGTGCAAGCATAGGGGCCCACGCAACCATAGTCTGCGGCGTGACAATCGGGGAATACGCAATGGTCGGGGCCGGGGCAGTTGTAACCAAGGACGTCCCGCCTTTTGGGCTGGTTTATGGTAATCCCGCCAGGTTGAAGGGCTTCGTCTGCTACTGCGGCAGGAAGTTAAAAGAAAAAATTAGAGAAGAGGAGGAACACGTGATATTCAAGTGCTCCCACTGCGGGAAAGAGGTTAGGGTGAGGAAGGAAGACTACGAACGGTACTTGAGGGAAAAAGATAAGGGGTGCTGA
- a CDS encoding SDR family NAD(P)-dependent oxidoreductase translates to MIVMNPDIFRNKNILVTGGTGSIGREIVKQLLEADVNRIIVMSRDEIKHFVMRKELLDERLEFVVGDVRDFQSASNVFKLYDVDIVFHAAAMKHVVISEEFPFEAVKTNIIGTQNLVDLALHYGVEKFVTISTDKAANPTTVMGATKFIAERITLNASRLASGSNAFMVVRFGNVANSRGSVIPIFVTTLLKKRTLFVSDPEVTRFIMRISDAVKLVFRATELGMGGELFILKMPAFRLGDLVDVMVEDIAPLLGINPKDVKVKLIGLSPGEKLHEHLINEVESYHVEDLGEMYRIFLEEDKVLSKPDYLEYTSKDAPRLSKEELRDIVTEYLKARVGLYNTF, encoded by the coding sequence ATGATAGTGATGAATCCTGACATCTTCAGAAACAAGAATATTCTTGTCACTGGAGGTACTGGAAGCATTGGTAGGGAAATCGTTAAGCAACTTCTAGAAGCAGATGTGAACAGGATTATCGTGATGAGTAGAGACGAGATAAAGCATTTTGTTATGAGAAAAGAATTACTTGATGAGCGTTTAGAATTTGTTGTTGGGGATGTCCGCGATTTTCAAAGCGCGAGTAATGTGTTCAAGCTTTATGATGTGGATATTGTATTCCATGCCGCAGCAATGAAGCACGTTGTTATTTCTGAAGAATTTCCTTTTGAAGCAGTAAAAACAAACATAATTGGTACTCAGAATCTAGTAGATTTGGCTCTTCATTATGGTGTTGAGAAGTTCGTAACAATAAGTACAGATAAGGCTGCTAATCCAACCACTGTTATGGGGGCAACCAAGTTCATTGCGGAGAGGATAACATTAAATGCCAGCCGTTTGGCTAGTGGAAGCAACGCGTTTATGGTGGTTAGATTTGGGAATGTCGCAAACTCCAGAGGTTCAGTGATTCCAATTTTTGTGACCACCCTTTTGAAAAAAAGAACACTATTTGTATCAGATCCTGAGGTGACAAGGTTTATAATGCGTATTTCAGATGCAGTTAAACTTGTTTTTAGGGCTACAGAGCTTGGAATGGGTGGAGAGCTTTTCATATTGAAAATGCCTGCTTTTAGGTTGGGTGATCTGGTGGATGTTATGGTTGAGGATATTGCTCCCCTACTGGGCATTAATCCCAAAGACGTTAAAGTGAAGTTAATCGGTCTTTCGCCTGGTGAAAAACTCCACGAGCATCTAATAAATGAGGTGGAGAGCTATCATGTTGAAGACTTGGGAGAAATGTATCGTATATTTCTTGAGGAGGACAAAGTACTGTCAAAACCTGACTATCTTGAATACACTTCCAAAGATGCTCCGAGGCTTTCCAAAGAGGAGCTCAGGGACATTGTCACAGAATATCTAAAGGCAAGGGTGGGTTTGTATAACACGTTTTGA
- a CDS encoding UDP-N-acetylglucosamine 3-dehydrogenase, with product MLHVGVVGVGMMGQHHVRVYSKLAREGKVELVGIADANFERAKELAKKFNTVPYSDYRELAKAGLDAVSIAVPTSLHKKITLEFIEKGIHVLVEKPIADNIENAQAIIEAAEREGITLMVGHIERFNPAVLKLKELISQGELGKLVTISAKRVGPMAARIRDVGIIIDLAVHDIDIISHLFDEPVRTVYARAKNVVHPAGVEDHALITLGFEDGSGIVETNWLTPHKTRTLTVVGTGGIAYLDYIEQRLRLYNSEWIKEAKILRREPLRNELEHFIECIEKGKRPIVDGEAGIHALRVALLAQESARTGQVLEVGG from the coding sequence ATGCTCCATGTTGGCGTCGTTGGTGTTGGCATGATGGGACAGCATCATGTGAGGGTTTATTCAAAGCTGGCGAGAGAAGGGAAGGTTGAGCTTGTTGGCATTGCCGATGCAAACTTTGAGAGAGCCAAGGAACTCGCCAAGAAATTCAACACGGTCCCGTACTCTGACTACCGGGAGCTCGCCAAGGCAGGCCTTGATGCCGTTAGCATAGCGGTTCCTACTTCCCTCCACAAAAAGATCACACTAGAATTCATTGAGAAAGGCATCCATGTCTTAGTGGAAAAACCGATAGCGGATAATATCGAAAACGCTCAGGCAATAATCGAGGCGGCTGAGAGAGAAGGGATAACTCTCATGGTGGGGCATATAGAGCGCTTTAATCCAGCTGTTCTAAAGCTTAAGGAGCTGATCTCACAGGGAGAACTCGGCAAGCTGGTCACAATAAGCGCCAAACGTGTTGGTCCAATGGCAGCAAGAATAAGGGATGTAGGCATAATAATAGACCTCGCGGTTCATGACATAGATATCATAAGCCATCTTTTTGATGAACCCGTCAGAACGGTTTATGCAAGGGCCAAAAACGTAGTTCATCCTGCAGGTGTCGAAGACCATGCCCTCATAACACTCGGATTCGAAGATGGAAGTGGCATAGTGGAGACCAACTGGCTGACACCCCACAAGACCAGAACCCTCACTGTCGTTGGAACAGGAGGAATAGCCTATCTCGACTACATAGAGCAGCGTCTCAGACTCTATAACAGTGAATGGATAAAAGAAGCCAAGATTCTGAGGAGAGAACCGTTGAGAAACGAATTGGAACATTTCATAGAATGTATTGAAAAAGGAAAACGGCCGATAGTCGACGGTGAAGCTGGAATCCATGCCCTTCGGGTTGCCCTTCTCGCTCAGGAAAGCGCAAGAACCGGCCAGGTTTTGGAGGTGGGAGGGTGA